The DNA window AGCAACCCCCGTCGCATAACACCGCGAGCCCATCGTGCAAGTCCTTGATCTGCAACGCCCCACCGCGATTTCGCACGACGCACCAACCGCGTTATGCGACAAGCGCCCCCGCACGCTGAAAGAAGCCGTGCACGCGGCCTGCGCGGTGCGGCACTACAGCCCGCGCACGTTCGATGCGTACTGGCACTGGATCAAGTGCTACGTGCACCACACCGGCAAGCGCCCGCCGCGCGAGCTGGGCGCGGCCGAGGTGGGCGCCTTCCTGTCCTGGCTGGCCAGCGATCGGCAGGTGTCGGCCAGCACGCAGCGCCAGGCGCTGGCCGCCGTGCTGTTCCTGTACCAGAAGGTGCTGGAGATGCCGATCGGCTGGGTGGACAACATCGTCCGCGCCAAGCAGCCCGTGCGCCTGCCGACGGTGCTGACGGTGGACGAGACCCGCGCCCTGCTGGCCCACACCAGCGGCACGCCGGGCCTCTTCCTGCGCCTGCTCTATGGCACCGGCATGCGCCTCGCCGAAGGGCAACACCTGCGCGTGAAGGATCTGGAGATCCGCGAACGCCGCCTCACCATCCGCAGCGGCAAGGGCGACAAAGACCGCGTGGTGATGCTGCCCGGCTCACTGGCCACCCCGCTGACCTTGCTGCTGGAAGAGCGCCGGCGCTGGCACGACCTGGACCTGGCCGAAGGCTACGCCAGCGTCGACCTGCCGCACGCCCTGGCGCGCAAGTACCCCAACGCCGGCCGCGAATGGCCCTGGCAGTACGTCTTCGCCACCCCGGGCCGCCACCGCAATCCAGACACTGGCGAGATCCGGCGCCACCACATCTTCGACTGGACCATCCAGCGCGCCATGAAGGACGCCTGCCGCGCCGCCGGCATCGCCAAGCCCGCCACGCCGCACACCCTGCGCCACTGCTTCGCCACGCACCTGCTGCAGCGCGGTACAGACATCCGCACCATCCAGGAACTGCTGGGCCACCGCGATGTCGAGACCACGATGATCTACACCCACGTGCTGGGCGCCCACGCGGGCCGCGGCACGGTCAGCCCGCTGGACGTGCTGGGATGACCGCCGACGACACCCTCAGCCCCCAAGAGCTGGCCGAAGTGACGGGCAAGGCCCGCGCCGCCAGCCAGGCCGCAGCGCTGGCCAAGCTGGGCGTGCCGTTCATCTTCCTGGGCCGCGCCGTGAAGGTGTCGCGCGTGGTCGCCCAGGCGCACGCACTGCTCCCGCAAACCAAGGCAACGACAGGGGTAGACTTTTCGCGCGTGAGGTGACCCCATGCCGAAGAAGTCGAAGTACCCCAAGCTGCGCAAGAGCGTCAAGACCGGCAAGTCTGGCCAGGTCTGGGTGAGCTGGTGGTACGACATGCGCGGCACCGGCAAGCCCGACGTGCCGCTTGGCACCGACCACACCGAAGCCCTGCTCCGCTGGGCCGAGCTGCACCTCGACGCCCCGCGCCAGGCCGGCACGCTGGAAGAAGCCTTCCGCGGCTGGGAGCAGCGCGGCATCACCGTGCGCCCCGATGGCCGCGAACGCGCGCCCGAGACCATCCACGGCTACCGCAAGTGCCTGGCCGAGATCCGCCCCGCCTTCGGCCCCGCACGGTGGGAAGACATCACCCTGCCCGTGCTGCGCGCCTACATCACCAAACGCAGCGCCAAGACCCGCGCACGGCAAGAGATGCAGGTGCTGTCGGTGGTGTGGGGTTGGGCCCGCCTGGAGGGCCTGACGACCCTGCCCTGGCCCGCCACAGGCATGCAGCGCACCGGGTGGAAGGGCGCGGCCGGCAAGCGACAGGTGGAAGTGCACGACGCGGCGTTTGCGGCCCTGTACAAGCACGCCGACCAGACCGTGCGCGATGCGCTGGACATCGCCACCGCCACCGGCCTGCGCATGACCGACGTGGTGCGCCTGCGCCTTTCAGACGTGCGCGATGGCCGCCTGGTGGTGCAGGCCGGCAAGACTGGCAAGCGCGCCGAGTTCGACCTGGCGGCCAGCACGGTGCTGTCGCCCATCATCGACAGGCGCAAGGCCAACCGCAAGCCGGAACACCTGTTCCTGCTGGCCGCCGGCCGCCGCCCGGTCACCTACCGCGCGCTGTCTGAACGCTTCGCCAGCGCCAGGGCCGAAGCCGCCAAAGAATGCCCCGAGGCCAAAGCCATCTGGCTGCGCGACATGCGCAAGCGCGCCGGCCAGCTGGCGGGCAGCCTGCAGGAGGCCTCAGCGCTGCTGCAGCACAGCAGCCTGAGCGTGACGCGCGAGCACTATGTGCAGGGCGAAAAGCTCAAGCCCGTTAGATGATTCACGAAGGGATCAAAGACATGGACAACGACGGATCAACGATGACAAACCGCGAGATGCTTGCCGCGCTAGAGCGGCTGCCAGACCCTGACTTGATCACGCCCAGAAAGCTGGACGACCCGTTGGGTGCAGGGACGTACTACCGTGCAGACACTGTAGTCCGGCTGCTGCAGGCTGAACGTGAGCGGTGTGCCGCCGCGATCCGCGCACTGAAGGCATGAACCTTGGTCAAAAACCGCTCCCGCAATAGCCCACCTTCCCAGCTGGCCGACGCCCAGAAAGCGCCAGTTCTATGCGGGAGCAATCGACCCAATCGCAAGCATTGGCGCCATTGCGAGGCCTGATTAACAGCCCCCCGCGGGTTCGAATCCCGCCCCTTCCGCCAGCCAAAATCAACAACTTAGCGGCGATCGCTCCCGCAACTCCCGCAAGCGCTCCCGCATAAAGCGGTCACGCCGCCGGCGTCCGGTTGCGGCTGGTAGTCTGGCCCTTAGTAGCCCACCAGGCCGCCGATCACCGCGCTGATCAGGGTGCCGAGCCGGCGCGCACGTCATCCGACCAGGTGGCCGTGCCGATCAGGCCGTCCAGGCTCAGCCACGCCAGCACGCACACCAGCGGCAGGATCAGGCACGCGATCCAGAAGCGGCGGGTCAGGCAGCAGGTCACCAGAAGCGGTGGCCACCGCATCGGCCTTGCGCGCCCCATCGATCCCACCGCCGCCCGCTTCGGCGATCTCCATCCAGCGCGATTCGACGGCCTTGGCTGCAGCGGCGGCAACCGCCGGGTCTGCCTTGACCTTCTCCAACGCTTCCTGCGCGTTGATGGCGCCGGTGGCCTGCTGCACCACTTCCATGAGCCTGGTGGCGGCGGCCACGCTGCGTTCCCGACGTGGCGGTCAGCTCCCGGGCCAGCTTCGCCCAGCTTGGGGATTGATTCGATCAGGCTCGGCAGCGGCTGCGCCGAACGGGGGGGCGGAGCGGGGATCTGTGGCGGCTCCTGGGTGTACGGCTCGGCATCCGGCCGTGGTGGGGGCGTGGCTGGCTCTGGCATGGCCTGTGCGGGTTTCTGCGGCGCCGGCGGCGCCGGCTTTTTTGGCGGCCGGCCAGCGCTTCCTTGGCCCGCGCCCAGCGCTGCAGCCGGTCTTCCAGGCCGTTGGTGCCGCCGTTGATGCGCCGGGTCAGCGCCGTGAAGTCGCCCGCATCGGCCAGCGCGTTGCAGCCGTGCGCGGCCCACCAGTCGGCGGCGCTCAGCGCGGCCCAGCGCGGCTGCTCAAGCAATTCAGGCGCGGCCAGCAGGTCAACGCCAAGGCGCTGCGATGCGCCGGCATACCCAGCACGGCCAGTTACCTGCAAAAGACCTCTGCCCCTGTACAAAAAACCGTCACCCAGGTGCGTGTTGCCCAGATCCTTGCGGCCTTCGTAGCGCGCCTGTGCGGGCGTCGGGCCCCACAGCTCGCGCGTGTGGCGCAGCGCGCCGGATTCGTGCGCGATCTGCGCCAGGAAGGCGGCCAGGCGCACCGGGCCCTTGATGTCGTGCAACTCGCACGCATCAGACAGGTGGGGCGCAAACTGCTCGGCCAGATCCTGGCCGCAGCCGATGGCGGTCACGCAGCAGCGCAGGGCCGACCGCACCATCAGCGGCCGCCCCAGCCTCGAAGCCACGCCACCAGCGCCGCCCAGCCGCCCACCATGTAGATGGCCAGCGCGGCCAGCGCCACCCAAAGCACACGCGACCCCGGCACGCGCAGGCCGCCCAAACTCGCCGGTGCCGGCCTGCTTCTGCGCGTGGTCGTGAATCGCGCCCACGGCGTGCGCCCAGTTCAGCGGGTCCGAGTTCCTGGCCTGGTGCCGTCGCGCATGGCTTCCCGGATCTGGGCGCCCATCATCACGGCCAGGGCGCTCCATGTCCGTTGCCGACTCGTCCACGATGAAGCGCCTGGGCTGACCGCCTGGCGCTGCGTCAGGCCCATCGTGGCGATGCTCCTGCATGATCAGATACCCAGGCCCAGCTTCTGCGCCGCCTCGTACAGCGCCGCCTTGGCAGCCCGCAGCGACACGCGCACCGGGTGCGGCTGGCCGTCCCATTGCACCATCTCGCCGGCCTTGACCCACATCCAGATGCCGTGCTTGTCGTCGCGCACCATGTAGTAGCCGGCCGCCACCGTGTTGCCGTAGTTCCCGGCAGGGTACGGGTGCCCGTCCTGGCTGCAGACGCGGCCAAGTCGCGCTTGTTCGTCGCCGCCCCAGGTAAACGGGCCGTCCGCCGCCTTGCCGCCGCCGCTGCTGAATTGGGGTGCTTCGCTCATGGTGCTGCCTTTGCTGTTGTGTGGTTGTCAGGAATCCGGAAATGCCGCCGTCGGCACCGTGTAGGCGCCCGTGTAGCGCGCGGCGCCCACCGTCAGCCGGAACTCATCGATGTGCCCCGCCCACTCGCGCCCCGCGGTGGATGCGTCCGCGCCGATCAGCAGGTCCACACTGGCGTCGTAGATCGAGCCCGATACCGTGTCGGTGTCCACCACCGCGCCGTCGTGCAGCAGCCGCCAGGTGTCGCCCGATCGCGTCACCGCCACATGCTGGAAGGCACCGCCGGTGCTCAGCGTGCCGCCTGACAGCGCCACCAGCGTGGCGCCCTCGCCGGGCCCGATGGCGGTGAAGTACAGCGTGCCGCCCGATTGTGTCCAGTACCAGTTCCAGTCCGCCCCCGACACGCGCCGCGGGCTGGCGATGAAACGCAGGCCCACCGTTGACGATGGCCGCACAAAGCACTCCATCGTGAAGTCGCCGCCGGCCAGGTAGAAGTCTGGCGAAGCGGTCACGCGCACGTAGTCGTCCACCCCGTCCAGCAACCCGCTGGCGCCGCCAAACTTGGCCTGCGCGGTGTCGATCTGCGCGTTGGCGTTGGCCGTGCAGGTGTGGCCCAGCACGTCGGTGAAGGTGGTGCTGCCGTCCGTGCCGTCAAAGTGCAGCAGCAGCTTGACGTTGGCAAAGTACGGGTCCGCGCCCACGGTGGCTACCGTGCCGGCGCGGCCAAACTGGGCCAGTTGCAGGCTGGGGATCATGCGTCGGTCGCCGCTTCGGTGGTGATGAACAGCTCCACGCCGTGCAGCCGCGCGTCGATGGCCATCGTGTCGCTGCCGTTGCCCGTCACACGCGACAGGCGGAAGAACACCACATCCTGGCTGGCCGGCGTGCCGGCGATGGTGATGGCAGCGGATTCAGGCCCGCGGTACAGGTCGTTCGTGGTGCCGCCCGTGTCGGTGCTGGTCTGCGCCGTGCCGTAGGCCACCGCAATGGGGTCGTCGTTGCTCACCGCCACGGCTTGCAAGTCCCACACCACGCCAAAGTTGGTGGCCGTGGCCGCGTGGCTCCAGATGGGGCTGAAGGTCACCGTGCCGCGGTTCCAGCTCTTGG is part of the Hyphomicrobiales bacterium genome and encodes:
- a CDS encoding LamG domain-containing protein; the encoded protein is MIPSLQLAQFGRAGTVATVGADPYFANVKLLLHFDGTDGSTTFTDVLGHTCTANANAQIDTAQAKFGGASGLLDGVDDYVRVTASPDFYLAGGDFTMECFVRPSSTVGLRFIASPRRVSGADWNWYWTQSGGTLYFTAIGPGEGATLVALSGGTLSTGGAFQHVAVTRSGDTWRLLHDGAVVDTDTVSGSIYDASVDLLIGADASTAGREWAGHIDEFRLTVGAARYTGAYTVPTAAFPDS
- a CDS encoding integron integrase; translation: MSHDAPTALCDKRPRTLKEAVHAACAVRHYSPRTFDAYWHWIKCYVHHTGKRPPRELGAAEVGAFLSWLASDRQVSASTQRQALAAVLFLYQKVLEMPIGWVDNIVRAKQPVRLPTVLTVDETRALLAHTSGTPGLFLRLLYGTGMRLAEGQHLRVKDLEIRERRLTIRSGKGDKDRVVMLPGSLATPLTLLLEERRRWHDLDLAEGYASVDLPHALARKYPNAGREWPWQYVFATPGRHRNPDTGEIRRHHIFDWTIQRAMKDACRAAGIAKPATPHTLRHCFATHLLQRGTDIRTIQELLGHRDVETTMIYTHVLGAHAGRGTVSPLDVLG
- a CDS encoding DUF4224 domain-containing protein, with product MTADDTLSPQELAEVTGKARAASQAAALAKLGVPFIFLGRAVKVSRVVAQAHALLPQTKATTGVDFSRVR
- a CDS encoding tyrosine-type recombinase/integrase — encoded protein: MPKKSKYPKLRKSVKTGKSGQVWVSWWYDMRGTGKPDVPLGTDHTEALLRWAELHLDAPRQAGTLEEAFRGWEQRGITVRPDGRERAPETIHGYRKCLAEIRPAFGPARWEDITLPVLRAYITKRSAKTRARQEMQVLSVVWGWARLEGLTTLPWPATGMQRTGWKGAAGKRQVEVHDAAFAALYKHADQTVRDALDIATATGLRMTDVVRLRLSDVRDGRLVVQAGKTGKRAEFDLAASTVLSPIIDRRKANRKPEHLFLLAAGRRPVTYRALSERFASARAEAAKECPEAKAIWLRDMRKRAGQLAGSLQEASALLQHSSLSVTREHYVQGEKLKPVR
- a CDS encoding glycoside hydrolase family 19 protein — encoded protein: MVRSALRCCVTAIGCGQDLAEQFAPHLSDACELHDIKGPVRLAAFLAQIAHESGALRHTRELWGPTPAQARYEGRKDLGNTHLGDGFLYRGRGLLQVTGRAGYAGASQRLGVDLLAAPELLEQPRWAALSAADWWAAHGCNALADAGDFTALTRRINGGTNGLEDRLQRWARAKEALAGRQKSRRRRRRRNPHRPCQSQPRPHHGRMPSRTPRSRHRSPLRPPVRRSRCRA